Proteins encoded within one genomic window of Marasmius oreades isolate 03SP1 chromosome 6, whole genome shotgun sequence:
- the YPT2 gene encoding GTPase Ypt2 codes for MPPPHYDFLIKLLLIGDSGVGKSCLLLRFCDDAWTPSFITTIGIDFKIRTIELDGKRIKLQIWDTAGQERFRTITTAYYRGAMGILLVYDVTDERSFNNIRTWHANIEQHASEGVNKILIGNKSDWVDKKAVTEEQGRDLANELGIKFMETSAKVNEGVEEAFFTLARDIKTRLIDSQEAGTAQGSGAADGSVKVTPQPASTSTGCCS; via the exons ATGCCACCACCTCACTATGACTTTCTGATAAAG CTCCTCCTCATTGGTGACTCGG GTGTTGGCAAATCCTGTCTTTTACTTCGATTTTGCGACGATGCTTGGACACCTTCATTCATCACTACGATTGGGATTGATTTCAAGATTCGAACCATTGAACTAGATGGGAAGCGTATCAAGCTGCAAATC TGGGATACTGCAGGTCAAGAACGGTTTAGAACGATAACGACGGCTTACTATCGTGGtgctatgggtatcttgttGGTATATGATGTCACAGATGAGCGGTCGTTCAATA ACATCCGTACCTGGCACGCCAATATTGAACAGCACGCATCGGAAGGCGTGAACAAGATTCTTATTGGCAACAAGTCAGACTGGGTTGACAAAAAGGCCGTCACTGAAGAACAGGGTCGAGACCTAGCCAATGAACTCGGGATCAAGTTCATGGAGACATCTGCCAAGGTCAATGAAGGTGTTGAGGAGGCTTTCTTCACATTAGCTCG GGACATAAAAACCCGCCTGATTGATTCCCAAGAAGCTGGCACTGCTCAAGGATCTGGTGCTGCCGATGGTTCTGTGAAGGTCACTCCGCAGCCGGCAAGCACCTCAACAGGTTGTTGTTCATAA
- a CDS encoding uncharacterized protein (BUSCO:EOG09260QNB) — translation MDSTTVYCIPTPPAPSIPPPSTDSYDNHRYQYTPLVIDNGSTTLRWGFATSSNPASGPNIIAKYKDRKSNRPLLLFGDAVEVEGGAKAQGRTPWEGDVLLNFDALENALDYAFINLGIDTNTVNHPVLMTERSCSPLHSRALTSELMFEQYCVPSLTYCVDGVMSFYYNNLPPTNSPFTSDGIVISFNTASTSVIPILHGRGLMSHAKRIPWGASQSSEYLLKLIQLKYANFPTRVTSSQANWMLRNFCEVSEDYTALIRTFKDPNALRASEKIIQFPFTVPVTDERTEEELARASEKRKEQGRKLQELAAKTRMEKLAQKEIDYQYLLDIKESRGDLGKRDWQNKLLAEGFDDETTLDETLKKLDNDLKRARKKEAALGGDDAQEEEPPSFPLADVPDDQLDEEGLKEKKKQKLLRAGFEARARARKEKEREKEERQREEKREEEEREADPGAWARKMKQEQETLMARIKGRQRRRAALSDRKSAAAQARMKSIANLASDERVPKKKRKGVGEDTFGADDADWAIYRKINTAAASSDEEEDLSQLSLVEQKLLQYDPSFTNQHTYAHLNSQRSALLTAFRPIYEEGDVEGHSRIHLNTERWRVCETWFSPGIAGVDSAGIGEVIHNILSRFDNEQKGRLVNNIMITGTPSRIPGILSRLHRTLRPILPPEMPIGIRSAEDPSNDGWRGMAKFSLTDEFANVGVTKAEYEEYGGERIKRWWGGNWNGSYSSNFDGNVDMA, via the exons ATGGACTCGACCACAGTGTATTGTATACCGACACCCCCAGCTCCATCTATTCCTCCACCTTCTACGGACTCGTATGACAACCACCGCTATCAATACACTCCCCTCGTCATCGACAACGGCTCGACCACTCTTCGTTGGGGTTTCGCAACATCATCAAATCCAGCTTCGGGTCCTAACATCATCGCAAAATACAAAGACCGTAAAAGCAACAGACCGTTACTTTTGTTTGGTGATGCAGTCGAAGTGGAGGGGGGAGCAAAAGCTCAGGGAAGGACACCATGGGAAGGGGATGTATTACTCAACTTCGACGCTCTG GAAAACGCGCTAGATTACGCGTTCATAAACCTTGGAATCGACACGAACACCGTTAACCATCCCGTGCTTATGACAGAGAGATCATGTTCGCCGCTTCATTCAAGAGCTT TAACGTCTGAGCTCATGTTCGAACAATACTGTGTACCATCATTAACATATTGCGTTGATGGAGTAATGTCATTCTACTACAACAATTTGCCACCTACGAACAGCCCATTCACTTCTGACGGGATAGTCATCTCTTTCAATACCGCGTCCACGTCCGTCATTCCTATTCTGCACGGGAGAGGTCTCATGAGCCACGCAAAGAG AATACCATGGGGTGCATCACAGTCTTCCGAATATCTCCTCAAACTGATCCAGCTCAAATATGCCAACTTTCCTACCCGTGTCACGTCATCTCAGGCGAAT TGGATGTTACGAAACTTCTGCGAAGTCTCCGAAGACTACACGGCGCTCATCCGTACATTCAAAGACCCAAACGCTCTACGCGCATCCGAAAAAATCATTCAGTTTCCGTTTACGGTTCCTGTCACGGACGAGAGAACAGAGGAAGAGTTGGCGCGGGCTTCTGAAAAACGGAAGGAACAGGGACGAAAGTTGCAGGAATTGGCGGCGAAGACTAGGATGGAGAAG TTAGCACAAAAGGAAATCGACTATCAATACCTTCTTGATATTAAAGAGTCCAGGGGAGATCTTGGTAAGAGAGACTGGCAG AACAAACTGCTTGCTGAGGGCTTTGACGATGAAACAACGCTCGACGAAACCTTGAAGAAGCTGGACAACGATCTCAAACGTGCTAGAAAGAAGGAAGCAGCACTCGGTGGGGATGATGCTCAAGAg GAAGAACCGCCTTCGTTTCCTTTAGCAGATGTTCCGGATGATCAG CTCGACGAAGAAGGTCttaaagagaagaagaagcaaaaaCTTCTCCGTGCTGGGTTTGAAGCCCGCGCCCGAGctcgaaaagaaaaagagagagagaaagaggagaggcagagagaagaaaagcgagaggaagaagagcgagAGGCGGATCCGGGAGCTTGGGCGCGAAAGATGAAGCAAGAACAAGAG ACACTGATGGCCCGGATAAAAGGCAGGCAAAGAAGAAGAGCTGCATTGAGCGATAGGAAGAGCGCTGCTGCTCAGGCGAGAATGAAAAGTATTGCCAATCTAGCGTCTGATGAGCGTGTGCCCAAGAAGAAGCGGAAAGGCGTAGGAG AGGACACGTTTGGTGCGGATGATGCAGATTGGGCGATCTATCGCAAGATA AATACTGCTGCCGCTTCctctgatgaagaggaagatctCAGTCAACTTAGCCTTGTCGAGCAGAAACTGTTACAATACGATCCTAGCTTCACAAATCAACACACCTACGCCCACTTGAATTCACAACGGTCGGCACTGTTGACTGCTTTTAGGCCAATCTACGAAGAAGGCGATGTCGAAG GTCATTCTAGGATACATCTAAACACTGAACGCTGGCGTGTCTGTGAAACTTGGTTCTCACCTGGAATCGCTGGCGTCGATTCTGCAGGCATAGGAGAGGTCATTCACAATATCCTTTCTCGGTTTGATAACGAACAGAAAGGTCGACTCGTCAAC AATATCATGATAACGGGAACTCCGTCTCGCATCCCAGGCATTTTAAGCCGACTCCACCGTACTTTGCGCCCGATATTACCGCCTGAGATGCCTATCGGAATAAGGAGCGCTGAGGATCCGTCAAATGATGGGTGGAGAGGGATGGCAAAGTTTAGTCTTACAGATGAGTTTGCCAATGTAGGTGTTACCAAAGCAGAATATGAAGAGTATGGTGGAGAGAGAATCAAGAGATGGTGGGGAGGTAACTGGAACGGATCGTATTCGTCCAATTTTGACGGTAATGTTGATATGGCGTAA
- a CDS encoding uncharacterized protein (antiSMASH:Cluster_6.1) — MSLITIQALGRHCYLGQLYNATSTTLIPGFRLFNTSDIKLIKTSASSTDVKYEEVKSLREKVNLLNISAQLSVSILSGAIDISGMGSYLQNDKESTESVTVVVVGRYRTYSESLDVNQLVQLQAMTNHQLANLKATHVVTSITYGGNVVASLTQSQDLSASDLDIKGKFSLEVFKGMGKLFGAGASAELSVEDRKKLNSYNLRVKLTADFFSQGDEIPVDAPALLTAFKKTPSLIGEGVACEVTLAPLAWFQTGIPTFRELADADLLQLTDLYDRIIVLEQNRSALSANASEQEDLFPSFLTSCRNSSFQVSHLVQQARQELRLFLEATRSTQSNVKSPTEFCEEVEGRFDDEIARYKKDHAEWLSMMERVRAAKKHGFPPVSINELRRTMSRQSKETVAIILIPENVLFGRLLVTYRDLAEDIRKWRATIDDKPVDDGLHSGMETVFVSVYADRLVDQELLGLDDETKLVELALKTARTESTPVFLTYGLTRNTLAQLKWNMLNQEGWGVLVNRDEGWRYIGDVHKGVRHGIGVITYADGSVYQGDWFEGKRDESGELFPPQSQSAGDQPGTRGSKGVFVDDDFVSDGVIVKVTVYRGQSPIQFSHVALRKGDATFSHIEKIGRVLGWQLGKRYRLKVEADKSVLLEVLANGTRVDPSEDPDVESTPWPFEDTDREIMIAAIAL, encoded by the coding sequence ATGAGTTTGATCACTATTCAAGCACTTGGTAGACATTGCTACCTGGGGCAGCTCTATAACGCGACATCGACCACCTTGATCCCTGGCTTTCGGTTGTTCAACACATCAGACATAAAGTTGATCAAGACATCTGCATCGTCTACCGATGTCAAATATGAGGAGGTCAAGAGCCTGAGGGAGAAAGTCAACTTGCTCAACATCTCCGCTCAGCTTTCCGTTTCAATCCTCTCCGGTGCCATCGATATCAGTGGGATGGGTTCATACCTTCAAAATGACAAGGAGTCGACCGAATCTGTTACTGTAGTCGTAGTAGGCCGATACCGAACCTACAGCGAGAGTCTGGACGTGAATCAGCTTGTTCAGCTGCAGGCTATGACGAACCATCAGCTTGCGAACTTGAAAGCTACACACGTAGTAACATCCATCACATATGGCGGAAACGTGGTAGCCAGCCTCACACAGAGCCAAGACCTTTCGGCTTCCGATCTCGACATCAAGGGCAAGTTTAGCCTAGAAGTTTTCAAGGGCATGGGCAAGTTGTTCGGAGCTGGTGCGTCAGCCGAGCTGAGCGTGGAGGACAGGAAGAAGCTAAACTCCTATAACCTGCGCGTTAAGCTCACCGCTGATTTCTTCAGCCAAGGTGACGAGATACCTGTTGATGCACCTGCGTTGCTCACAGCCTTTAAAAAAACCCCAAGTCTGATTGGCGAAGGCGTCGCCTGCGAAGTCACTTTGGCACCTCTTGCTTGGTTCCAGACAGGCATACCCACTTTCCGCGAGCTTGCAGACGCCGATCTCCTCCAGCTCACCGATCTATACGATAGGATCATTGTCCTTGAACAAAACCGCTCCGCACTATCTGCGAATGCATCGGAGCAGGAGGATCTCTTCCCGTCCTTCCTTACGTCGTGCCGCAACAGTAGTTTTCAGGTCAGCCATCTAGTACAGCAGGCCAGGCAGGAGCTGCGGTTATTCCTTGAGGCAACTCGCTCCACGCAATCCAATGTCAAGTCGCCAACCGAGTTCTGCGAGGAAGTTGAGGGACGTTTCGATGACGAGATAGCTCGGTACAAAAAGGACCACGCCGAGTGGCTCAGTATGATGGAACGTGTACGTGCCGCAAAGAAGCATGGCTTTCCTCCGGTATCCATCAACGAACTGAGAAGGACTATGAGCAGGCAGTCCAAAGAGACCGTCGCGATTATCCTAATACCGGAAAACGTGTTATTTGGTCGACTGCTGGTTACCTATCGAGACCTTGCTGAAGATATCCGCAAGTGGCGCGCGACTATTGACGATAAGCCGGTTGACGATGGGCTGCATAGCGGGATGGAGACAGTGTTCGTTTCCGTATATGCTGACAGGCTGGTGGATCAGGAGTTGCTTGGACTTGATGATGAGACCAAGTTGGTAGAACTCGCACTCAAGACAGCCCGTACCGAGTCCACCCCCGTATTCCTAACTTATGGTCTCACTCGCAACACCCTCGCTCAGTTAAAATGGAACATGCTCAACCAGGAGGGCTGGGGTGTCCTCGTAAACCGTGACGAAGGATGGCGATACATTGGTGACGTCCATAAAGGTGTTCGTCATGGCATTGGGGTGATCACCTACGCTGACGGATCCGTATACCAAGGAGATTGGTTCGAAGGCAAGCGAGATGAAAGTGGAGAATTATTCCCTCCTCAGAGCCAGTCTGCTGGCGACCAACCTGGCACGAGGGGATCAAAAGGAGTGTTCGTTGACGATGACTTCGTCTCCGACGGTGTCATAGTCAAAGTCACAGTCTATCGCGGACAGTCGCCGATCCAGTTTAGTCATGTTGCACTCCGGAAAGGCGATGCGACCTTTTCACACATCGAGAAGATTGGGCGGGTACTGGGATGGCAATTGGGTAAGCGCTATAGGCTGAAGGTGGAGGCTGATAAGAGTGTATTGCTCGAGGTCCTTGCCAATGGTACGCGAGTCGACCCGTCGGAAGACCCTGACGTAGAGAGCACACCGTGGCCTTTCGAGGACACTGATAGAGAGATAATGATCGCCGCAATCGCGCTTTAG
- a CDS encoding uncharacterized protein (antiSMASH:Cluster_6.1) has protein sequence MALCHPQLTVATIYAVVVYDLPSHSRRYHRYRFHQRPQPTVLELRAGLSSAGPSQSRAILAGQSRGDVEEVQRAEGEETPETNAQTATWWRHSGRAYDP, from the coding sequence ATGGCACTGTGTCACCCCCAGTTGACAGTCGCAACCATTTATGCCGTTGTCGTCTATGATCTTCCCTCGCACTCTCGCCGATATCATCGGTATCGTTTTCACCAACGTCCCCAGCCCACTGTCTTGGAACTTCGAGCAGGACTCTCTTCCGCCGGTCCTTCGCAAAGCAGAGCAATTCTTGCTGGACAATCCCGTGGCGATGTAGAAGAAGTACAACGAGCTGAAGGCGAAGAAACTCCCGAAACAAACGCTCAAACAGCTACGTGGTGGCGTCATTCAGGGAGAGCTTATGACCCTTGA
- a CDS encoding uncharacterized protein (antiSMASH:Cluster_6.1) encodes MAHGGEPYLLLTGPLFIGTILNWTLLGTLFIQSYVYYHSNYKDSRWIKGLVLFTLILDIVQTVFVTHSVWGILILGWGNPASFANPPWTSYTFPVMSGVVAALIQTFFAWRVWVLGRNMIAYATAILIVLIGMTQMLAGLVAGIQTAFIPIADVGKLSPQFTVWLAGSLAADVIIVIAMLAMLHKNRSTIGATNRLIDRLTVRVVHTGAVTAIAAAVELILFLIMPETFVHDVPALFLGKLYTNVLLANLNTRRSGDTTYNSHKHISVVHSDSPSDLPMVKFRTGASSGPESTVRASESYNHLNTSGVQVKVVDDVLSDHV; translated from the exons ATGGCACACGGCGGAGAGCCATACTTACTTCTCACTGGCCCACTT TTTATCGGGACGATACTCAATTGGACTCTCTTGGGGACATTGTTTATTCAGTCCT ACGTGTACTATCACTCAAACTACAAGGATTCTCGATGGATTAAAGGATTGG TTCTTTTTACGCTCATTCTGGATATAGTGCAGACTGTCTTCGTTACACATTCTGTCTGGGGAATCCTAATACTTGGATGGGGAAATCCGGCATCATTTGCTAATCCGCCTTGGACTTCTTATACCTTTCCAGTAATGAGCGGAGTAG TCGCCGCCCTCATTCAGACCTTTTTCGCCTG GCGTGTCTGGGTGCTAGGGCGGAACATGATCGCCTATGCTACCGCGATTCTCATTGTCCTC ATCGGCATGACCCAAATGCTCGCGGGTCTGGTTGCGGGTATACAG ACCGCTTTCATTCCTATTGCAGACGTCGGAAAATTGTCCCCGCAGTTTACG GTTTGGCTGGCTGGAAGCTTGGCGGCAGACGTGATAATCGTGATTGCGATGTTGGCAATG CTCCATAAAAACAGGTCGACTATTGGTGCAACAAACCGGCTCATTGACCGCCTCACAGTTCGGGTTGTCCACACTGGCGCAGTTACCGCAATTGCGGCGGCAGTGGAATTGATTCTATTCCTCATCATGCCCGAAACCTTTGTTCACGATGTTCC GGCTCTTTTCCTGGGAAAGCT CTACACCAACGTTCTGTTAGCAAATTTGAACACCAGACGAAGTGGTGATACTACATATAACTCGCATAAGCACATATCTGTGGTCCATTCGGACTCCCCGAGTGATCTTCCCATGGTAAAATTTCGTACAGGAGCGTCATCTGGGCCCGAATCTACGGTTCGTGCTTCCGAATCT TACAATCATCTGAACACCAGCGGGGTTCAGGTCAAAGTTGTCGATGACGTTCTCTCGGACCACGTTTGA
- a CDS encoding uncharacterized protein (CAZy:AA3; antiSMASH:Cluster_6.1): MEPVQSPPGIKSQLGSRAGLSGLVLAVRLTEDPNVFVSVLEAGSGNFHDENIDVPANLAQTWGNPNYDWSFFSTPQTAADRRPIFLPRGKGLGGSTLINVMELTRASSTEYDGFEILGNPGWNWNSFLKYFKKAQSFNFPPEDAELSGMQFDAAVHGTDGPLKKSFPHYIDNIVGPALQTSDMLGIKRNPDPSAGDNRGIFMATQAIDSDAVRSSAASAYYEPNKDRANLRILTGAKVTRLITEGGPSMDVRVLGVEYVQDGSTRTMNASREVILCAGSYQTPQILELSGIGNPSVLGKHGIPRVIDLSSVGENHQTYDSMQDPEVAERQKKLYHEQKTGLFSSVPSLFAFLPVEAIDNDNAIRDSARTLKVDDPNPAVQKTFKLQQDWIENELITWIDINFIDRYMPGPGIKFESGKAYMTINVMLNHPFNRGSVHIGSSDPLQNPTIELNALDNDVDLAILVQTFKLAQKFLTTGPLGALVEDPTREIKTDDNIKAFLRQSLGTSYHPVGTVCMLPKADGGCVDPNLKVYGTANLRVVDASVIPISLSAHTQATLYAIAEKAADIVKNEN; encoded by the exons ATGGAACCTGTCCAGAGCCCCCCTGGGATAAAATCTCAGCTGGGGAGCA GAGCTGGGCTGTCTGGGCTTGTGCTCGCGGTACGGCTCACGGAGGATCCCAACGTGTTCGTTTCTGTCCTCGAAGCTGGTAGCGGGAACTTTCACGATGAAAACATCGATGTCCCAG CCAATCTTGCTCAGACTTGGGGAAATCCCAATTATGACTGGTCCTTCTTCAGTACTCCTCAGACGGCGGCAGATCGCAGGCCAATTTTCCTTCCCCG TGGTAAAGGTCTTGGTGGATCGACTTTG ATTAACGTGATGGAGCTCACAAG AGCTTCTTCAACTGAATACGACG GTTTTGAAATACTCGGAAATCCTGGCTGGAATTGGAATAGCTTCCTGAAATATTTCAAGAAAGCAC AATCCTTCAACTTCCCCCCAGAGGATGCCGAATTATCTGGAATGCAATTCGATGCCGCTGTTCATGGCACTGATGGCCCATTGAAAAAGAGCTTCCCTCATTACATTGACAATATCGTGGGACCAGCTCTACAGACCTCAGATATGCTCGGAATTAAACGCAATCCGGACCCT AGTGCTGGAGACAATCGCGGTATATTCATGGCTACACAGGCCATCGACTCTGACGCTGTCCGTAGTTCCGCCGCTTCG GCGTATTATGAACCCAATAAGGACCGCGCAAATCTTCGTATCCTCACCGGTGCAAAGGTAACGCGACTTATCACCGAGGGTGGTCCCAGCATGGACGTCAGGGTTCTGGGTGTGGAATACGTGCAGGATGGCTCCACTAGGACAATGAACGCATCGCGAGAGGTTATTCTTTGCGCCG GCTCTTATCAAACCCCCCAAATTCTAGAGCTCTCCG GTATCGGAAACCCGTCTGTTTTAGGGAAGCATGGAATTCCTCGCGTTATCGACTTATCAAGTGTCGGAGAAAACCACC AGACGTATGATAGCATGCAGGACCCGGAAGTGGCAGAAAGACAAAAAAAGCTCTA TCATGAGCAAAAAACGGGTCTCTTTTCATCTGTCCCCAGTCTTTTCGCATTTTTACCTGTCGAAGCAATCGATAATGATAATGCTATCAGGGATTCTGCTCGTACCTTGAAGGTCGATGATCCCAACCCCGCCGTTCAGAAGACCTTCAAGCTGCAGCAGGATTGGATTGAAAACGAATTGATTACATGGATAGA TATCAACTTTATTGATCGCTACATGCCTGGTCCAGGTATCAAGTTCGAGTCTGGCAAGGCTTACATGACAATCAACGTCATGCTAAACCATCCATTCAACAGAGGAAGCGTCCACATCGGTTCTTCGGACCCCCTGCAAAATCCAACCATTGAATTGAATGCGCTGGATAACGATGTCGACCTTGCCATTCTGGTTCAGACCTTCAAACTGGCTCAGAAATTTCTAACCACTGGACCGTTGGGCGCACTAGTCGAAGATCCAACCAGGGAAATCAAGACTGACGATAACatcaaagctttccttcGTCAGTCCCTTGGGACCTCTTACCATCCAGTGGGCACTGTTTGTATGCTCCCGAAGGCGGATGGTGGATGTGTCGATCCTAACCTCAAGGTATACGGTACTGCAAATTTACGTGTT GTTGATGCGTCGGTCATTCCGATCTCTCTCTCTGCTCACACCCAAGCTACTCTATATGCAATAGCAGAGAAA GCAGCGGACATTGTCAAGAATGAGAACTaa